From Caldicellulosiruptoraceae bacterium PP1:
AGTTACACCTTCTATATTTACAGGAATATTCATATTATCAAATTTTAATCTTCCCATAACTGTTTTTTGTGAAATAAACTTATGCCAAAATGGAATACCTTGAAGTATTAGCTCATCTGTATCCCTTGGACCACCATTTGTAATATAACCAACAGCACCTTTTGCAAAACCATCTAATGAATTGTTTGAACCCATGAGGCCTGCATCAACACCACTCTGGTCAATAACAATAAAGTCACCTTTTTGTATATCTTTCATCCATGGATAAGAACAAATATTATTGTAGTAATAGCCACTCCATTTAGCATATTCCTCGGGTGTAAGCTTTGGAATTTCTCCGTTATAAGGAACATATCTAACTGTCTTTGCAATTCCTACTGCTTTTGTTCTAAATAAGGGTTTAATTGTATATGGTATACTACAATAATGATGTAAACCGAGATAGTCTAAGCCATCTCTTACATCAGCAACCCTTAACTTGCTAAATAAATCAATTAGTTCAAGATTTTCTTTTTGATCAAACATAATAAAATCCTCCTTTAATCATTAGTATTAT
This genomic window contains:
- a CDS encoding RraA family protein — its product is MFDQKENLELIDLFSKLRVADVRDGLDYLGLHHYCSIPYTIKPLFRTKAVGIAKTVRYVPYNGEIPKLTPEEYAKWSGYYYNNICSYPWMKDIQKGDFIVIDQSGVDAGLMGSNNSLDGFAKGAVGYITNGGPRDTDELILQGIPFWHKFISQKTVMGRLKFDNMNIPVNIEGVTVNPGDVIVADGDGVVVVPREKALDVFKYAKFELDADKESRRKLYDLLGREYDNTVI